In Montipora capricornis isolate CH-2021 chromosome 4, ASM3666992v2, whole genome shotgun sequence, a single genomic region encodes these proteins:
- the LOC138044634 gene encoding uncharacterized protein: MSYLMGILVDVSGSMENVGDEAAKADGGPWARSVFKVIDELIKHDVPSSNKTFALAFGSNFHSRQVFDLLGTVEKAKEEQSYIESLMFWRTLQDMINEILDILENEGARRVRTWAHMNVLLQVLDITTAAAMLYFLQRNPDFARRFVHEILPQECFVIGSLVKEGAYFLAGLFCQGIQESATEESVKEVIEKGKQLLEEFRMVAVNKAAIKSVQTASEILHDSVGDQEVTDERVDELIETVEPYIYGGTPFFRAIKYSVELFSHSEFANHTKILFILSDGMPSDGQYERHSHLQELSRLGVKIVSCFITHENIPNPRYLYGIPRGNWKEPAKFMFGISSIMTTQEIPRALFAKKKEGKEWDIDISNNEIRLFFQVNHPDVIKEVCDMAKRAVLSQDALSEVLSEVDLNVYIYDENKKIKPTKQVKETCYAHAAATVMHLAMKRRLGECPDFNMLRKNLITKYGEEGASTFQVLTEVCQEYRLKCRRVNAGKAIKAISEKRPVVATFGLTEAQWVRFDQFYEENGKGILTKANLYSETDSKSEKDRHAVVLTSYDAESLRLMDSRYGVEFADGGFFRVQEASVLGLQFIDVFWDWDKLNEEEKENYNTHGAEVARNLMKSLKGMQVAKYKCPLCHAESKVVDYSGHALDAKCPKCGGTFDPKKEENGDLALNLYLTSL; this comes from the coding sequence ATGTCATACCTGATGGGCATCCTGGTGGACGTGTCTGGCTCCATGGAGAATGTTGGTGACGAGGCGGCAAAAGCAGACGGTGGACCTTGGGCGAGGTCTGTATTTAAAGTGATAGACGAACTAATCAAGCATGATGTGCCATCTTCAAATAAAACCTTTGCTTTGGCCTTTGGAAGTAATTTTCATTCCCGGCAGGTCTTTGATTTGCTCGGCACTGTTGAGAAAGCAAAAGAGGAACAATCCTACATAGAATCTCTGATGTTTTGGAGAACCCTGCAAGACATGATTAATGAGATTTTGGACATTCTCGAAAACGAAGGAGCACGGAGAGTTCGTACTTGGGCACATATGAACGTATTGCTCCAAGTCCTTGATATTACCACTGCTGCTGCGATGCTATACTTCTTGCAAAGAAATCCTGATTTTGCCAGAAGGTTTGTTCACGAGATCCTACCCCAAGAATGCTTTGTGATCGGTAGCCTCGTGAAGGAGGGTGCATATTTCTTAGCGGGATTGTTTTGTCAGGGTATTCAAGAATCGGCAACAGAAGAGTCAGTCAAAGAAGTAatagaaaagggaaaacaactcttGGAGGAATTTAGAATGGTGGCTGTCAACAAAGCGGCAATTAAGAGCGTTCAAACAGCGTCCGAAATACTGCATGACAGTGTTGGCGATCAAGAAGTAACTGATGAACGGGTTGATGAGTTGATCGAAACAGTTGAACCCTACATTTACGGAGGAACTCCATTTTTCAGAGCTATAAAATATTCCGTGGAGCTCTTTTCCCATTCAGAATTCGCAAATCATACGAAAATTCTATTCATCCTGTCTGATGGGATGCCAAGTGATGGACAATACGAAAGACACTCTCATCTCCAAGAGTTGTCCAGATTGGGAGTCAAAATTGTAAGCTGTTTTATAACTCATGAAAATATACCCAATCCTCGTTACTTGTATGGCATTCCGCGTGGGAACTGGAAGGAGCCAGCAAAGTTCATGTTCGGAATAAGCTCCATCATGACAACTCAGGAAATACCACGCGCTttgtttgcgaaaaaaaaagaaggaaaagaatGGGACATTGACATCAGCAACAATGAAATCAGACTCTTCTTTCAAGTCAACCATCCAGATGTCATCAAAGAGGTTTGTGACATGGCTAAGCGCGCTGTCCTCAGTCAAGATGCTCTGTCCGAGGTTCTTTCAGAAGTTGATCTAAACGTCTACATCTATgacgaaaataaaaaaatcaagccTACAAAACAGGTTAAAGAAACCTGTTATGCACATGCTGCTGCAACTGTTATGCACCTCGCTATGAAACGACGACTTGGCGAGTGTCCAGATTTCAACATGTTAAGGAAGAATTTGATAACTAAATATGGGGAAGAAGGAGCTTCCACTTTCCAAGTCCTGACAGAGGTGTGCCAAGAATATCGTCTGAAATGCAGAAGGGTCAATGCTGGTAAGGCCATCAAGGCCATTTCCGAAAAAAGACCAGTGGTTGCCACATTCGGCCTGACTGAAGCCCAGTGGGTTCGATTCGATCAGTTCTATGAAGAAAATGGGAAAGGAATCCTCACAAAAGCGAACCTCTATTCAGAGACGGACTCAAAAAGTGAAAAGGACAGACATGCAGTTGTTCTTACTAGTTACGATGCTGAGAGTTTACGTTTAATGGATTCACGTTACGGAGTGGAGTTCGCTGACGGCGGGTTCTTCAGAGTTCAGGAGGCATCTGTCCTTGGGCTACAATTTATTGATGTCTTCTGGGATTGGGATAAATTGAACGAAGAGGAGAAGGAAAATTATAACACGCATGGTGCCGAAGTTGCTAGAAATTTAATGAAATCACTCAAAGGAATGCAGGTGGCTAAATACAAGTGTCCCTTGTGCCATGCCGAATCAAAGGTGGTGGACTATTCTGGACATGCTCTGGATGCCAAGTGTCCAAAATGCGGAGGAACGTTCGAtcccaaaaaagaagaaaacggtGATTTGGCATTGAATTTGTACCTGACGTCATTATAA